From one Solanum stenotomum isolate F172 chromosome 12, ASM1918654v1, whole genome shotgun sequence genomic stretch:
- the LOC125846894 gene encoding BURP domain-containing protein 3-like has translation MKSQFLYLISFSWLAFTVSHAAISPEVYWKVKLPNTQMPKVIKDSLPHTDHNFNIYRGNIDSGLVPWHHAATEEEIHQLKDDQKVYRGNIDSGLVPWHHAATEEEIHELKDDDNNFLYKPYFFENDLKKGNIINFPSLKHKNDAPFLPRQSTIPFSSEKIPEILNYFSIDSKSKDAQIIKETINLCEEPDLHKEKKFCATSLESMVDFMLSELGTNNIQAITTEVQGESSQIFQKYTMEKVEQIADGNNMVCHKVNYAYAVLYCHVGGRTKTFMVSMIGVDGTKVKALSVCHQDTSFWTPKGLPFVILNVKPGTTPICHFLPSDEIVIFPSKEAIN, from the exons ATGAAGTCTCAGTTCCTTTACTTGATCTCATTCTCTTGG ctTGCATTCACAGTAAGTCATGCAGCAATATCTCCGGAAGTTTATTGGAAAGTAAAATTGCCCAACACGCAGATGCCTAAAGTGATCAAAGATTCTCTTCCCCACACAG ATCATAATTTCAACA TATACCGCGGTAACATTGATTCTGGACTGGTCCCTTGGCATCATGCTGCTACAGAGGAAGAGATTCATCAATTGAAAGACGATCAAAAAGTATACCGCGGTAACATTGATTCTGGACTGGTCCCTTGGCATCATGCTGCTACAGAGGAAGagattcatgaactaaaagacgATGACAATAATTTTCTTTACAAACCTTACTTCTTCGAAAATGACTTGAAGAAAGGAAATATTATCAACTTTCCCTCTTTGAAACATAAAAATGATGCACCATTTTTGCCTCGCCAATCAACCATTCCCTTCTCATCGGAAAAAATCCCtgaaattctaaattatttctCAATCGATAGTAAGTCAAAGGATGCTCAAATAATCAAGGAAACAATCAATTTATGTGAAGAGCCAGATCTCCATAAAGAGAAGAAATTTTGTGCAACCTCATTGGAGTCGATGGTAGATTTCATGTTATCCGAGCTAGGAACAAACAATATCCAAGCAATTACAACAGAGGTACAAGGGGAAAGtagtcaaatatttcaaaaatacactatGGAAAAAGTTGAACAGATAGCGGATGGAAATAACATGGTATGCCACAAAGTTAACTACGCGTACGCTGTGCTTTATTGTCATGTTGGAGGAAGAACCAAGACATTCATGGTATCTATGATAGGTGTTGATGGAACAAAAGTTAAAGCACTATCAGTATGCCACCAAGATACATCTTTTTGGACCCCAAAGGGATTACCTTTTGTAATACTCAATGTTAAGCCTGGAACTACCCCTATTTGTCATTTCCTTCCAAGTGATGAAATTGTTATTTTCCCTTCTAAAGAGGCCATTAATTAG